The following are encoded in a window of Ranitomeya variabilis isolate aRanVar5 chromosome 6, aRanVar5.hap1, whole genome shotgun sequence genomic DNA:
- the LOC143782159 gene encoding uncharacterized protein LOC143782159, with amino-acid sequence MATKGEAWYTQQKRDTLAVICMYHGLKPQDKSKAQMVAELVQFEADQARPQSPEAAEAGTSEHGAAAEVQPQNTGPTGNQGGADLRLQLALQQCSADDLERRLQLIQQYQEQAEREAQREAERAEREAQRAEREAQAQRAERQAQREHELEMLRRGGNPSTAQSREPSSAQTPKPRPDHFPVMEKDGDLDTFLRAFEKACRQYQLPTQEWARYLTPGLRGKALEAFAALPQEQDGDYEAIKQALIAKYQLTPEVYRKKFRTLLRGPHDSYSDVVHRLGTHFDQWTQGLSVTTFTQLRDLMIKDQFFRLCPTEVRQFVMDREPNDVTKAAQIADAYEANRRSEVRKPVTTSWRGGIAIVLLI; translated from the coding sequence atggcaacgaaaggagaagcctggtacacccagcagaagagggacactcttgctgtgatatgcatgtaccatggcctgaaaccccaggacaagtccaaggctcaaatggtcgctgaactggtgcaatttgaagcagaccaagccaggccacagagcccagaggccgcagaagccggcacaagcgagcatggtgctgcagccgaggtccaaccacagaatacgggccctactggcaaccaggggggcgcagacctccgcctgcagctggctctgcaacaatgctctgcagatgacctagagagacgtctgcagctgatccagcaataccaggagcaagccgagcgagaggcccagcgagaggcagagagagccgagcgagaggcccagcgagccgagcgagaggcccaggcccagcgagccgagcgccaagcccagcgagaacatgaactggagatgctccggcggggggggaacccttccactgcccagagccgtgagcccagcagcgctcagacaccaaagccccggcccgaccactttcctgttatggaaaaggatggggacttggacacttttctgcgggcctttgagaaagcctgcagacagtaccagctgcctacacaagaatgggcacgatacctgacaccagggctgagaggaaaagctctggaggcgtttgctgcactccctcaagaacaagatggtgactatgaggccatcaagcaggctctcatagctaagtaccagcttacacccgaggtgtaccgtaaaaagtttcggaccctcctacgtggcccacacgacagttacagtgatgtggtgcatagactggggacccactttgaccagtggacccaaggactgtcagtgaccacctttacacagctgcgagacctgatgatcaaagaccagttcttccgtctttgcccaactgaagtgcgacagttcgtgatggacagagaacccaacgatgtgacgaaagcagcgcagattgccgatgcctatgaggccaaccgtagatcggaagtgcggaagccagtcaccaccagctggagagggg